The Candidatus Poribacteria bacterium DNA window GCGTGAACGGGACAAACGAGGGGCGAAGGGCGATCCCAACCTCCTCCAGAAGATCAATAACGGCAAAAACCTCGGTGCTTGCATGCCCCTTCTGAAGGTTTTCGAGCACCGTATCGTTGAGTGATTCAACAGCAGAAACAATAAAGATGCAACCGCAGTCGCGAAGTTCAGGTAGGATGGAGCGGTGTTTCAGGAGGTGCTCAATTTTGGTTGTGCAGTCGAAAGTCAGGTTTGGGAACGCTTCGTGCATGGCTTGAGCAACGCGAAGTGCATGTTTGGGACCGTTCAGGAAATCCGGATCGCCGAATGTGATATGCGCTGCACCGGCATCAACTTGCGCTCGAATATCCGCCAGTACAATCTCCTTCGGCACAACGGAAAATCTCCCTTCATAAACTGGCGGGATAGGACAGTGGAAGCAATGGTGTTTGCAACCACGGCTCGCCTCCACATAACCGGCGAGATAGGCTGTGCCATCTTTTTCGAGGTGCGCATACCCATCGAGCGATGGTAGGCGCTTCCTACTTGGCACAGGGAATGGTTCACTAGACATATCGTTGCGCCGTTTGTAGACACTTATCCTATTGTGTGAAGGCCGGAGGAGCGGTCTGAGCTGAGGGTTATTTTGAAGTGATCGCGATCTCCATCTCTTTTCCATTTGTAAGGGCGTCAACCAATTCAACCATCGATGTTTCATATTCACCACCGATGACTGAATCCGCGTGATGTTGGAGCAGGTATTCAGCGTTCAGTGAAGCGTAGAGACCGTAAAAACAGATGTGGCAGGTCGGATTGATTTTGCGAAGGCGGGTTGCGACGTGGACGCCTAAACGGAGGGCGGTGTGCATCGGCACACAAATCCCGACAAATTCGGCGCGGGCGGCTTTTTCCACATCTAGGGTTTCAACAGCGATGTCTATCACGTCCGGCGTATATCCCGCACGTTCAAGAAACCCAAGTGGGGAAGCTAGACCGATTGGCTGATGCCCCAATTCGTAACAGGAAATAAGTAATATTGCTCCCAGACGTTTCATTGTTAGTTTCACCATCGATAAAAAAGGGTAGACACATCGGTCTACCCCTAGAAACAATTACCGCTTGCCCCACCATCAGAATCATCGTCAGGTATTCCGTTTCCCTTTTACCCTTTGCTCGGTTCGTAGTAGGGATTCTCGCCGGAGGCGTGGTCGGTGGTATCAATAATATGCTTTATTTCAGGGAAGTGTTCTTGGATCATCCCCTCGATTCCTTGCTTCAAGGTTACATTTGCCATGCCACACCCTTGGCAGCCACCGCCCATGTGGATATAGATGGAATCATCTGTAACGTCCAGCAGATCAATCTGCCCACCGTGCGATGCAACCGCCGGATTAATCCGTTCGTCGATCAGTTGTTGAATCGCTTGGGCTTTGGGATTATCCCATGTCGGTGTGTTCGGGTTATCAACCTTGAAGCCGCTCGAATTCAGATCTTCCACATAATCGATGGTCGC harbors:
- a CDS encoding radical SAM protein, which translates into the protein MSSEPFPVPSRKRLPSLDGYAHLEKDGTAYLAGYVEASRGCKHHCFHCPIPPVYEGRFSVVPKEIVLADIRAQVDAGAAHITFGDPDFLNGPKHALRVAQAMHEAFPNLTFDCTTKIEHLLKHRSILPELRDCGCIFIVSAVESLNDTVLENLQKGHASTEVFAVIDLLEEVGIALRPSFVPFTPWETLDSYLYLLNCVENTGLIDHIDPVQYTIRLLVPPGSSLLIQSSFQSYLGTLDQESFTYQWTHPDPRMDELHKAVTVAVESASQIGEDAFVTFQRVCNLTYTAIGREESSIAFPMDFEPDRKRPPRLTEDWFC
- a CDS encoding cobalamin B12-binding domain-containing protein is translated as MVKLTMKRLGAILLISCYELGHQPIGLASPLGFLERAGYTPDVIDIAVETLDVEKAARAEFVGICVPMHTALRLGVHVATRLRKINPTCHICFYGLYASLNAEYLLQHHADSVIGGEYETSMVELVDALTNGKEMEIAITSK
- a CDS encoding iron-sulfur cluster assembly accessory protein yields the protein MKNLLNKLKQKQPQTAEGATLLSVTEAAKEKIQSVIEDQGMEVEGLRVSINGRSASTFEYGLGLEVEPNPDDVVVDCGDFKVLVDPESAENLKGATIDYVEDLNSSGFKVDNPNTPTWDNPKAQAIQQLIDERINPAVASHGGQIDLLDVTDDSIYIHMGGGCQGCGMANVTLKQGIEGMIQEHFPEIKHIIDTTDHASGENPYYEPSKG